Within the Amycolatopsis solani genome, the region GAGCAGGAACGGCGCGGTGACCATCAGCGCCTGGATGCGCGTGAAGACCTCCGGCGGGAAGTCCTCGAGCGGCGCGACGTGCTGGATGCCGGCGTTGTTGACGAGGATGTCGACCTCGGCGGGCAGCGCGGCGATGGCGGCCGGGTCGGTCAGGTCGGCGGTGTGCGCCCAGCCGCCGGCTTCGGAGGCGGCGGCTTCGGCGCCTTCGGCGTCCACGTCGACGACGTGCACCTTGGCCCCGGCCGCCGCGAGAGCGCGGACGCAGGCGAGGCCGATGCCCCCGGCCCCGCCGGTCACGAGGGCGGTGCGCCCGTCCAGATCGCTGGTCATGGACGGGAACGGTAAGCGTGACCCGCGTCGCGGGCCATGTGCGCGGCGGCTACAAGTCGCGAAGATCCCGTGGTGTCGCCGCACACCCCGTCAGCGGGCCAGCACCGCCAGGTAGTGCGCGTTGGTCATCACGCCGAGGACGTTCCCGAACGGGTCGACGACCGACGCCGTCACGAATCCCGGCCCGCGTTCGGTGATCGGCTCGTGCTCCCGCGCGCCCAGCTCGTGGAGGCGGGCGACGGTCGCCTCGAGGTCGTCGACGTGCCAGTAGACGATCTCGCCGCTCGCCCCGCCCCGGCTCGCCGGGACGTACTTCCGGTCGATCAGCCCGAGCTCGTGCTGGTGGTCGCCGATGCGGAACTCGGCGTATCCGGGCCGCTCGAAGTACGGCTCGATGCCGAGGAACCCGGCGTACCACTCCTTGGCGGCTTCGTGGTCATCGGCGAAGTACGAAACGGTGGCCATTCCTCGCAGCATGTCTGCTCCTCTTCAGCGGGTGTGGAGCCAGCATGCGGGGTAAAAGTGCGCACGGAGTGAGCACTTTGTTTGCGACACTTCCCCCATGCGCGCCGACCGCCTCGTGGCCACCCTCCTGCTGATGCAGGCACGCGGCCGCGTCACCGCGCGCGAGCTGGCCGTCGAACTGGAGATCTCGGTCGCCACCGCCCGCCGCGACCTCGAAGCCCTCTCGGCCGCCGGGGTTCCCGTCTACCCCCAGCCCGGCCGCGGCGGTGGCTGGCAGCTCGTCGGCGGCGCGCGCACCGACCTCTCGGGCTTGAGCGCCGGCGAAGCGCAGGCCCTGTTCCTCCTGGCCGGCCCGGCCGCGGCCGCCGCGCCGGAGGTCAAGTCGGCGCTGCGCAAGCTCATGGGCGCGCTGCCGGGCACGTTCCGCGCGGCCGCCGAGGCGGCGGCGGACGCGGTCGTCGTCGACCAGGCCGGCTGGGGCGAGCGGCCGAAGGACCGGCCGCCGATGGTCGGGCTGCTGCGGGACGCGGTCGTCGCCCGCCGCCGCGTCCGCCTGACCTACACCGGACGCGAGCGCCTCGTCGATCCGTGGGGCCTGGTCGACAAGAACGACGTCTGGTACCTGGTCGCGGGCACCGAGAAGGGCCGGCGCACGTTCCGCGTCGACCGGATCACCGCGGCCGCTCCCACCGCCGAGCCGGCCGACCGGCCGACGGACCTGGAGCTGGCGAAGGTGTGGGAGGAGGTCGTCGAAGAGGTCGAGAAGCGCCGTTCGCCGCTCACCGCGGACGTCCTGCTGGACCGGCGCCACCTCGGCGTCATGCGGGACCGGTTCGGGCGGCACTGCGAGCTCGTGGCCGAGCTGCCGGACGACCGCGTGCGGGTGCGGGTCGCCGCGCCCGCGCCGATCATGATCGCGCAGGAGCTGGCGGGGTGGGGCGCGCTCGTCGAAGTCGAAGGTCCGGCGTCGGTCCGGGCCGAGCTGGCCCGCCTCGGCGCCGAGCTGGTTGCCCGTTATGCCCGATAACTCCGGCCGGCCCCGGCCACGCGCGGTATCGGGCCTGCTCACGCCGCCACCCACCGAAAACCACCCGGCTTGAACGCGGTTCGCCCGCTATGCTCGGTGAACGCCGTTAATCGGTCCATTATGGACACTAGGAAGACCTACTACGAGTGTCCGTTACTCACCGGTATCTGGCCGTTCGGAGTATCCGTGATCACCCGTTTGCTGTTACTGTGACGCCTCCGTGACCTGAACGTGTGTTCGGTGACACTGCGGCGAGGGCAGACGATGCGTGACGATGTGGTCGAGGCGAGTGCGGTGGTCGGGCACACGCCGGACGTGGTGTGGCAGATCGTCGGATCTCCGGAGTGGTATGCGCGGTTCGTGCCGGAGATCAGCTGGTGCGAGGTGCAGGAACCAGCCTCGCGCGGCCGGGGGCCGAAGGGGATGATCAGGATCGTCCCGGCGCGCGGGCCGATGCTGGAGGCGCAGGTGCAGGCCGTCGTGTACCGGCCGGGCGAGCACGTGGTGTGGTGCGGCGTCCCGGACGAGGGCACGTGGGTCTCCCTGGAGCTGAGACCGTTGGCGGGCGGCAAGACCGAGTTGTTCGTGCGGATGATGCTACCGCCGGCGTACCTCGATCTGGTCTCGTCGATCAAGAAGGACGTCCGCGTCCTGGCCCGGCGGCTCGACCTGCACCTGGCCGGCGAATACGACACCGAAGCCGATCGCGACGGCAACAAGGCGACC harbors:
- a CDS encoding helix-turn-helix transcriptional regulator, with the protein product MRADRLVATLLLMQARGRVTARELAVELEISVATARRDLEALSAAGVPVYPQPGRGGGWQLVGGARTDLSGLSAGEAQALFLLAGPAAAAAPEVKSALRKLMGALPGTFRAAAEAAADAVVVDQAGWGERPKDRPPMVGLLRDAVVARRRVRLTYTGRERLVDPWGLVDKNDVWYLVAGTEKGRRTFRVDRITAAAPTAEPADRPTDLELAKVWEEVVEEVEKRRSPLTADVLLDRRHLGVMRDRFGRHCELVAELPDDRVRVRVAAPAPIMIAQELAGWGALVEVEGPASVRAELARLGAELVARYAR
- a CDS encoding VOC family protein, producing the protein MLRGMATVSYFADDHEAAKEWYAGFLGIEPYFERPGYAEFRIGDHQHELGLIDRKYVPASRGGASGEIVYWHVDDLEATVARLHELGAREHEPITERGPGFVTASVVDPFGNVLGVMTNAHYLAVLAR